In Pseudomonas sp. GCEP-101, one DNA window encodes the following:
- the rlmB gene encoding 23S rRNA (guanosine(2251)-2'-O)-methyltransferase RlmB gives MSQWEKVYGVHAVEALLRHHPKRVKQLWLAEGRHDPRVQALVELAGQVRVPVGTRDRKELDEWAEGVHQGVVAEVSPSQVWGENMLEELLERSTGPALLLALDGVTDPHNLGACLRTADAAGALAVIVPKDKSATLNATVRKVACGAAEVIPLVAVTNLARTLEKLQQRGLWIVGTAGEATQMLYELDLTGPTVLVMGAEGKGMRRLTREHCDYLAKLPMQGSVSSLNVSVATGVCLFEIVRQRQLKAGA, from the coding sequence ATGAGTCAGTGGGAAAAGGTCTACGGGGTCCATGCCGTAGAAGCGTTGCTGCGCCATCACCCCAAGCGGGTCAAGCAGCTGTGGCTGGCCGAGGGGCGGCATGATCCGCGCGTCCAGGCGCTGGTCGAGCTGGCGGGGCAAGTGCGCGTGCCGGTGGGCACGCGCGACCGCAAGGAGCTGGACGAGTGGGCCGAAGGCGTGCACCAGGGCGTGGTCGCCGAGGTCAGCCCGAGCCAGGTGTGGGGCGAGAACATGCTGGAGGAGCTGCTGGAGCGCTCCACTGGCCCGGCACTATTGCTGGCGTTGGACGGCGTGACCGACCCGCACAACCTCGGCGCCTGCCTGCGCACCGCCGACGCGGCGGGCGCGCTGGCGGTCATCGTGCCGAAGGACAAGTCCGCCACCCTCAACGCCACCGTGCGCAAGGTGGCCTGCGGTGCCGCCGAGGTGATCCCGCTGGTGGCGGTGACCAACCTGGCGCGTACCCTGGAAAAACTCCAGCAGCGCGGCCTGTGGATCGTCGGCACCGCCGGCGAGGCGACGCAGATGCTCTATGAACTGGACCTCACCGGGCCGACCGTGCTGGTGATGGGCGCCGAGGGCAAGGGCATGCGCCGCCTGACCCGCGAGCACTGCGACTACCTGGCCAAGCTGCCGATGCAGGGCAGCGTCAGCAGCCTGAACGTCTCGGTGGCCACCGGCGTCTGCCTGTTCGAGATCGTTCGCCAGCGCCAGTTGAAGGCCGGCGCGTAA
- the rnr gene encoding ribonuclease R: protein MADWQNLDPEAAREAEKYDNPIPSRELILAHLAERGAPATRSQLMDELGLSGEEQEEALRRRLRAMERDGQLIYTRRGAYAPVDKLDLILGRIAGHRDGFGFLIPDDGSDDLFLSPTQMRLVFDGDRALARVSGFDRRGRREGAIVEVVERAHETIVGRYFDESGIGTVVADNPKIQQEVLIPPGKAGKAKHNQFVQVRIDVWPSVHRQAQGEVVEVLGDYMAPGMEIEVALRSYDIPHTWPEAVEKEAAKLKPEVLEKDKEKRVDLRALPFVTIDGEDARDFDDAVYAEKRKGGGWKLFVAIADVSHYVKVGSALDEEAAKRGNSVYFPERVIPMLPEILSNGLCSLNPLVDRLAMVCEMNLSKAGKMTDYQFYEAVIHSHARLTYTKVSQYLETPDSPEGQRLKEQLPAVVPHLNTLYDLYKVLVGARHVRGAIDFETQETRIVFGADRKIAEIRPTQRNDAHKLIEECMLAANVATAKFLEKHSIPALYRVHDGPPQEKLNNLRQFLGELGLTLYRGKGDPTPADYQKLLESIQGRPDLQLIQTVMLRSLSQAVYSPENAGHFGLNYEAYTHFTSPIRRYPDLLTHRAIRSLIRSKAASEHVQRVGAASMPKARIYPYDEARLAQLGEQCSMTERRADEATRDVTNWLKCEFMRERVGETFPGVITAVTGFGIFVELTDIYVEGLVHVTALPGDYYHFDAVHHRLAGERTGRSFRLGDTVEVVVARVDLDERKIDFELSDNVLSAPIGRKKRGEKAEPVAKGKAAKGKAPKAVAAKDKPARAPRAVADDPYLSPDVAVQPRKRKVGVVQALPSVAPEMLAKAEELLGNTDVRKSREVKKALLEEAKVGGNKPAAGKGKGAPAAGKPRNPSKQKARSAKPTKHRKGSAAPKAGATGGAPASKRKAKK from the coding sequence ATGGCCGATTGGCAAAACCTCGATCCCGAGGCCGCCCGCGAGGCGGAAAAATACGACAACCCCATCCCCAGCCGTGAACTCATCCTGGCGCATCTCGCCGAGCGGGGCGCCCCCGCGACGCGCTCCCAGTTGATGGACGAGCTCGGCCTCTCCGGCGAAGAGCAGGAGGAAGCGCTGCGCCGCCGACTGCGCGCCATGGAGCGCGACGGCCAGCTCATCTATACCCGCCGTGGCGCCTATGCGCCGGTGGACAAGCTCGACCTGATCCTGGGCCGCATCGCCGGCCACCGCGACGGCTTCGGCTTCCTCATCCCCGATGACGGCAGCGACGACCTGTTCCTCAGCCCGACGCAGATGCGCCTGGTGTTCGACGGCGACCGCGCCCTGGCGCGCGTGTCCGGCTTCGACCGCCGGGGTCGCCGCGAAGGCGCGATCGTGGAAGTGGTCGAGCGCGCCCACGAGACCATCGTCGGCCGCTATTTCGACGAGAGCGGCATCGGCACCGTCGTCGCCGACAACCCGAAGATCCAGCAGGAAGTGCTGATCCCGCCGGGCAAGGCCGGCAAGGCCAAGCACAACCAGTTCGTCCAGGTGCGCATCGACGTCTGGCCGAGCGTGCATCGCCAGGCCCAGGGCGAGGTGGTGGAAGTGCTCGGCGACTACATGGCGCCGGGCATGGAAATCGAAGTCGCGCTGCGCAGCTACGACATTCCCCACACCTGGCCCGAGGCCGTGGAAAAGGAAGCGGCCAAGCTCAAGCCCGAGGTGCTGGAAAAGGACAAGGAGAAACGCGTCGACCTGCGTGCCCTGCCTTTCGTCACCATCGACGGCGAGGACGCCCGCGACTTCGACGATGCGGTCTACGCCGAGAAGCGCAAGGGCGGCGGCTGGAAGCTCTTCGTCGCCATCGCCGACGTCTCTCATTATGTGAAGGTCGGCTCGGCCCTGGATGAAGAGGCGGCCAAGCGCGGCAACTCGGTGTACTTCCCCGAGCGGGTGATCCCGATGCTGCCGGAGATTCTCTCCAACGGCCTGTGCTCCCTGAATCCGCTGGTCGATCGCCTGGCCATGGTCTGCGAGATGAATCTCTCCAAGGCCGGCAAGATGACCGACTACCAGTTCTACGAGGCGGTCATCCATTCCCATGCGCGCCTGACCTACACCAAGGTCAGCCAGTACCTGGAAACCCCGGACAGCCCCGAAGGCCAGCGCCTGAAGGAACAGCTGCCGGCGGTGGTGCCGCATCTCAATACGCTCTATGACCTGTACAAGGTCCTGGTGGGTGCGCGCCACGTGCGCGGAGCCATCGACTTCGAGACCCAGGAAACCCGCATCGTCTTCGGCGCCGACCGCAAGATTGCGGAGATCCGCCCGACCCAGCGCAACGATGCGCACAAGCTGATCGAGGAATGCATGCTGGCGGCCAACGTCGCCACCGCCAAGTTCCTCGAGAAGCATTCCATTCCGGCGCTGTACCGCGTCCACGACGGCCCGCCCCAGGAAAAACTGAACAACCTGCGGCAGTTCCTCGGTGAACTGGGCCTGACCCTGTACCGCGGCAAGGGCGACCCGACCCCGGCCGACTACCAGAAGCTGCTGGAGTCCATCCAAGGCCGCCCGGACCTGCAACTGATCCAGACCGTGATGCTGCGCTCTCTGAGCCAGGCGGTGTACAGCCCCGAGAATGCCGGCCACTTCGGCCTGAACTACGAGGCGTACACCCACTTCACCTCGCCGATCCGTCGCTACCCGGACCTGCTGACCCACCGCGCCATCCGCAGCCTGATCCGCTCCAAGGCGGCCTCCGAGCATGTGCAGCGCGTCGGCGCCGCCAGCATGCCCAAGGCGCGCATCTATCCGTACGACGAAGCCCGCCTGGCGCAGCTCGGCGAGCAGTGCTCGATGACCGAGCGGCGCGCCGACGAGGCGACCCGCGACGTCACCAACTGGCTGAAGTGCGAGTTCATGCGCGAGCGCGTGGGCGAGACCTTCCCGGGGGTGATTACGGCCGTTACCGGCTTCGGCATCTTCGTCGAACTGACCGACATCTATGTGGAAGGCCTGGTGCACGTCACTGCGCTGCCCGGCGACTACTACCATTTCGATGCCGTGCATCACCGCCTCGCCGGTGAGCGCACCGGCCGCAGCTTCCGCCTCGGCGATACCGTCGAAGTGGTCGTGGCGCGTGTCGACCTGGACGAGCGCAAGATCGATTTCGAGCTTTCCGACAACGTGCTCAGCGCGCCCATCGGCCGCAAGAAACGTGGTGAGAAGGCCGAGCCGGTCGCCAAGGGCAAGGCGGCCAAGGGCAAGGCGCCCAAGGCTGTGGCAGCGAAAGACAAGCCGGCCCGTGCGCCTCGTGCGGTGGCGGATGACCCGTACCTGTCACCCGATGTGGCCGTGCAGCCGCGCAAGCGCAAGGTCGGCGTCGTCCAGGCGCTGCCGTCGGTGGCCCCGGAGATGCTCGCCAAGGCCGAGGAATTGCTCGGCAATACCGACGTGCGCAAGAGCCGCGAAGTGAAGAAGGCGCTGCTCGAGGAAGCCAAGGTTGGCGGCAACAAGCCGGCGGCCGGCAAGGGCAAGGGCGCGCCTGCCGCGGGCAAGCCGCGCAACCCGTCCAAACAGAAGGCCCGGTCCGCCAAGCCGACCAAGCACCGCAAGGGCTCCGCTGCGCCCAAGGCCGGTGCCACGGGTGGCGCGCCGGCCAGCAAGCGTAAGGCGAAGAAATGA
- a CDS encoding methyl-accepting chemotaxis protein has protein sequence MATAVNRFVDKLQPIVREAGQVAQQTGSEIAALASRSASAEAAADRQRNEVAGSLEALSGMAAEAEMESRSMQAALARVGEIRKAAQDNAAIARKVGGLIETLESRVQNGAGVIERLARQSEQIEVVLSVIHGIAEQTNLLALNAAIEAARAGESGRGFAVVADEVRALASKTQQSTGDIQSHIGALQEGAREAVSAIGQAREQAVQGLAALQDSERLQREVQSAVEEVHGAIEAATHSAQQQAAGAAAVRGRVEVIHAEASRAAEAVSATASSGRVLDGLAGQLRASLGQFKA, from the coding sequence ATGGCGACCGCGGTGAACCGCTTCGTCGACAAGTTGCAGCCCATCGTGCGCGAGGCGGGGCAAGTGGCGCAGCAGACCGGCAGCGAAATCGCCGCGCTGGCCAGCCGCAGCGCCAGTGCCGAAGCGGCGGCGGACCGGCAGCGCAATGAGGTGGCCGGTAGCCTGGAGGCGCTCTCCGGCATGGCGGCCGAGGCCGAGATGGAGAGCCGTTCCATGCAGGCGGCCCTGGCGCGGGTCGGTGAGATCCGCAAGGCCGCGCAGGACAATGCAGCCATCGCTCGCAAGGTCGGTGGCCTGATCGAAACCCTGGAGTCCCGCGTACAGAACGGCGCCGGGGTGATCGAACGCCTGGCGCGACAGAGCGAGCAGATCGAGGTGGTGCTGTCGGTGATCCATGGAATCGCCGAGCAGACCAACCTGCTGGCGCTCAACGCCGCCATCGAGGCCGCGCGTGCCGGCGAGAGTGGTCGCGGGTTTGCCGTGGTGGCGGATGAGGTGCGCGCCCTGGCGAGCAAGACCCAGCAGTCCACCGGCGATATCCAGTCGCACATCGGCGCCCTGCAGGAAGGTGCCCGTGAGGCGGTGTCGGCCATTGGGCAGGCTCGCGAGCAGGCGGTGCAGGGATTGGCGGCGCTGCAGGACAGTGAGCGGCTGCAGCGCGAAGTGCAGAGTGCCGTCGAAGAAGTGCATGGCGCCATCGAGGCCGCGACCCATTCGGCGCAGCAGCAGGCGGCCGGCGCTGCGGCGGTGCGTGGGCGGGTCGAGGTGATCCATGCCGAGGCGAGCCGCGCGGCCGAAGCGGTGAGCGCAACCGCCAGCAGTGGGCGCGTGCTCGATGGCCTGGCCGGTCAGTTGCGCGCGAGCCTGGGGCAGTTCAAGGCTTGA
- a CDS encoding adenylosuccinate synthase, whose product MGKNVVVLGTQWGDEGKGKIVDLLTDQAAAVVRYQGGHNAGHTLVVAGEKTVLHLIPSGILREGVQCLIGNGVVLAPDALMREIAKLEEKGVPVRERLRISPSCPLILSFHVALDQAREKARGDAKIGTTGRGIGPAYEDKVARRGLRVGDLFHRERFAAKLGELLDYHNFVLQNYYKEPAVDFQKTLDECMAYAEELKPLLADVTSTLHDLRRGGENIMFEGAQGSLLDIDHGTYPFVTSSNTTAGGTATGSGFGPLYLDYILGITKAYTTRVGSGPFPTELFDDVGAHLAKVGHEFGATTGRARRCGWFDAVILRRAIEINSLSGLCLTKLDVLDGLETVRICTGYKNAAGELLTDAPTDADSYIGLQPIYEDLPGWSESTVGVQTLEGLPANARAYIKRVEELVGAPIDIISTGPDRAETIVLRHPFA is encoded by the coding sequence TCGTAGTCCTGGGCACCCAGTGGGGTGATGAGGGCAAAGGCAAGATCGTCGACCTGCTGACCGACCAGGCTGCTGCCGTGGTGCGTTACCAGGGCGGCCACAACGCCGGTCACACCCTGGTAGTCGCTGGTGAGAAGACCGTTCTGCACCTGATTCCGTCGGGCATCCTGCGCGAAGGCGTGCAGTGCCTGATCGGCAACGGCGTGGTACTGGCGCCCGACGCGCTGATGCGCGAGATCGCCAAGCTGGAAGAGAAAGGCGTACCGGTGCGCGAGCGCCTGCGCATCAGCCCGTCCTGCCCGCTGATCCTGTCCTTCCACGTGGCCCTGGACCAGGCGCGCGAGAAGGCCCGCGGCGACGCGAAGATCGGCACCACCGGTCGCGGCATCGGCCCGGCCTACGAAGACAAGGTGGCCCGTCGCGGCCTGCGCGTTGGCGACCTGTTCCACCGCGAGCGCTTCGCCGCCAAGCTCGGTGAGCTGCTGGACTATCACAACTTCGTCCTGCAGAACTACTACAAGGAGCCGGCAGTCGACTTCCAGAAGACCCTGGACGAGTGCATGGCCTACGCCGAAGAGCTCAAGCCGCTGCTGGCCGACGTGACCTCGACCCTGCACGACCTGCGTCGTGGCGGCGAGAACATCATGTTCGAAGGCGCCCAGGGCTCGCTGCTGGACATCGACCACGGCACCTACCCGTTCGTCACCAGCTCCAACACCACCGCCGGCGGCACCGCCACCGGTTCGGGCTTTGGCCCGCTGTACCTGGACTACATCCTGGGTATCACCAAGGCCTACACCACTCGCGTGGGTTCCGGCCCGTTCCCGACCGAGCTGTTCGATGACGTCGGCGCACACCTGGCGAAGGTCGGTCACGAGTTCGGCGCCACCACTGGCCGTGCCCGTCGTTGCGGCTGGTTCGACGCCGTCATCCTGCGTCGCGCCATTGAGATCAACAGCCTGTCCGGCCTGTGCCTGACCAAGCTGGACGTCCTCGACGGTCTGGAAACCGTGCGCATCTGCACCGGCTACAAGAACGCCGCCGGCGAACTGCTGACCGACGCGCCGACCGACGCCGACAGCTACATCGGCCTGCAGCCGATCTATGAAGACCTGCCGGGCTGGAGCGAATCCACCGTGGGTGTTCAGACCCTGGAAGGCCTGCCGGCCAATGCGCGCGCGTATATCAAGCGCGTCGAGGAGCTGGTCGGTGCGCCCATCGACATCATCTCCACCGGCCCGGACCGCGCTGAGACCATCGTCCTGCGCCATCCGTTCGCCTGA